The following are from one region of the Saccharomyces kudriavzevii IFO 1802 strain IFO1802 genome assembly, chromosome: 12 genome:
- the DCN1 gene encoding NEDD8 ligase DCN1 (similar to Saccharomyces cerevisiae DCN1 (YLR128W); ancestral locus Anc_8.322), which yields MSNKTRQEGTSPEREAIESFTSLTKCDPKVSRKYLRRNHWNINYALNEYYDKEIGSFTDETSTPAHPIVYPDELVQVFNQYSNNSSFDMDSLVKFIEDLGYSLEDLATLCLVDLLGYKNLEEPLKRETFLSTWFMQGCSTLPDMQGCIKRLDVKLHEDLQYYTQVYDYAFRLILDSNRKNIDIDDAIQYWTLFFQPVYPVHIESNLLESWFHFLRDEGKTLISKDTWHMLLLFFQQYLTIQSIIDGYDETAAWPFIIDEFYEYLQDH from the exons ATG AGTAATAAAACAAGGCAAGAAGGCACAAGCCCGGAACGAGAGGCTATCGAATCATTCACCTCACTGACCAAATGTGATCCTAAGGTATCCAGGAAATACTTACGGCGCAATCACTGGAATATTAATTATGCACTCAACGAATACTATGACAAGGAAATAGGGTCATTTACTGACGAGACTTCCACACCAGCTCATCCAATCGTATACCCAGATGAATTGGTTCAGGTATTCAATCAATACAGTAACAACTCTTCATTTGATATGGACTCGCTGGTCAAATTCATTGAGGATTTGGGTTACAGTCTAGAAGATTTAGCGACATTATGCTTAGTCGACCTACTAGGATACAAGAATTTAGAAGAACCTTTAAAACGGGAGACGTTCTTGTCAACATGGTTCATGCAGGGCTGCTCTACACTTCCAGATATGCAAGGGTGCATCAAGCGGTTGGACGTCAAGTTACATGAAGACTTACAATATTACACACAGGTCTACGACTATGCCTTCCGTTTAATCCTGGACTCCAATCGCAAAAACATAGACATTGACGATGCCATCCAATATTGGACACTGTTTTTCCAGCCAGTATACCCAGTGCATATTGAATCAAACCTGTTAGAGTCATGGTTCCATTTCCTTCGCGATGAGGGGAAGACGCTAATAAGTAAAGATACATGGCATATGCTGCTCCTCTTTTTCCAGCAATACCTAACCATTCAATCGATCATTGACGGTTATGACGAAACTGCAGCATGGCCCTTCATTATTGATGAGTTTTATGAATACTTACAGGATCACTAA
- the SKDI12G1700 gene encoding uncharacterized protein (similar to Saccharomyces cerevisiae YLR125W): protein MWEALEAANKDANNHMERNQVSTKSSKNGIESESGDVANTTERDYLLVDEAATSLLRTVTNEREESSLSEEEDTDEDEKESYSSEEEDTDEAEEESTRAYAELIAVLKVKGIPLSVLDKPQSREWLEKYTGVYRSSWHNE, encoded by the coding sequence ATGTGGGAAGCTCTAGAAGCAGCAAATAAGGATGCCAATAATCATATGGAGCGGAATCAGGTTTCAACAAAATCCTCAAAAAATGGGATTGAGAGTGAAAGTGGTGACGTTGCCAACACAACAGAACGCGACTATCTTTTAGTTGATGAGGCAGCAACATCCCTGCTTCGTACTGTTACTAATGAGAGGGAAGAATCATCCCTATCCGAGGAAGAAGACACAGACGaggatgaaaaagaatcaTACTCATCCGAGGAAGAAGATACAGACGaggctgaagaagaatctACAAGGGCTTATGCTGAGTTAATCGCAGTCCTGAAAGTTAAGGGCATACCACTGAGTGTATTGGATAAACCTCAGTCAAGAGAATggcttgaaaaatacaCTGGCGTTTACAGGAGTTCTTGGCATAATGAATAA
- the DIP2 gene encoding snoRNA-binding rRNA-processing protein DIP2 (similar to Saccharomyces cerevisiae DIP2 (YLR129W); ancestral locus Anc_8.324), translated as MVKSYQRFEQSAIFGVIASNANCVWLPPSSRTNKGSGPGQLITSALENVNIWDIKTGDLLATLSDGLPPGASDARGSKPAECTYLEVHEDTDLLAVGYADGVIKVWDLMSKTVLLNFNGHKAAITLLQFDSTGTRLISGSRDSNIIVWDLVGEVGLYKLRSHKDCITGIWCQGEDWLISTSKDGMIKLWDLKTQQCIETHIAHTGECWSLSVKDDLLITTGTDSQVKIWKLNMENDKMGEKLTEVGVFEKQSKQRGLKVEFITNASDGVSFFYIQNADKTIETFRIRKEEEIARGLKKREKRLREKGLTDEEIARSIKGSYSSLVLHPFQTIRSFYKVKSASWTTVTSSKLELVLTTSNNTIEYYSIPYEKREATSPAPLKTHTIELQGQRTDVRSIDISDDNKLLATASNGSLKIWNVKTHKCIRTFECGYALSCKFLPGGLLVILGTRTGELQLFDLASSSLLDTVEDAHDAAIWSLDLTSDGKRLVTGSADKTVKFWDFQVENTLVPGTKDKLLPMLKLNHDTTLELNDDILSVRISPDDRYLAISLLDNTVKVFFLDSMKFYLSLYGHKLPVLSIDISFDSKMIITSSADKNIKIWGLDFGDCHKSLFAHQDSIMSVKFLPESHNFFSCSKDAVVKYWDGEKFECIQKLYAHQSEVWALAIASNGSFVVSSSHDHSIRIWEETEDQVFLEEEKEKELEEQYEDTLLASLEEGNADDAFKGDAAGEDVEDEASGVHKQTLESLKAGERLMEALDIGIADIEGMETYNKDMELWQRKKLGEAPMKPQGNSVLIAVNKTPEQYILDTLSRIRTSQLEDALMVMPFSYVLKFLKFIDTVMQNKTLLHSHLPLVCRNLFFIIKFNHKELVSQKNEELKLQINRVKTELRNALKSTEDDLGFNVQGLKFIKQQWNLRHNYEFVDEYDQQEKENSSARKRVFETVI; from the coding sequence ATGGTAAAATCCTATCAACGTTTTGAGCAGTCCGCTATTTTCGGTGTGATAGCATCTAATGCCAATTGTGTTTGGTTACCTCCGTCATCTAGAACTAATAAAGGTAGTGGGCCGGGACAATTGATCACGAGTGCCCTCGAGAACGTTAATATATGGGATATTAAGACCGGAGATTTGCTTGCCACATTATCCGATGGGCTACCTCCGGGTGCTTCTGATGCAAGGGGCTCTAAACCAGCAGAGTGTACATATTTGGAAGTACATGAAGATACAGATTTATTAGCCGTCGGCTACGCTGATGGTGTCATTAAAGTTTGGGATTTAATGTCCAAAACTGTGCTTTTGAACTTTAACGGCCACAAGGCAGCCATAACACTGTTACAGTTTGACAGTACCGGTACAAGATTGATTTCCGGTTCTAGAGATTCTAATATTATTGTATGGGATCTTGTTGGTGAAGTTGGACTCTATAAGCTGAGGTCGCATAAGGATTGCATTACTGGGATTTGGTGTCAGGGAGAAGATTGGTTGATCAGTACCTCCAAAGATGGAATGATCAAGTTATGGGATTTGAAAACACAACAGTGTATAGAGACACATATTGCACATACCGGAGAGTGTTGGAGTCTTTCGGTAAAGGATGATTTATTGATCACAACTGGTACAGATAGCCAAGTCAAGATTTGGAAGTTGAACATGGAGAACGACAAAATGGGGGAAAAACTAACTGAAGTTGGTGTTTTCGAAAAGCAAAGTAAGCAACGTGGGCTGAAAGTTGAATTTATAACAAATGCATCCGATGGGGTCTCGTTCTTCTACATTCAAAACGCTGATAAAACCATTGAAACATTTAGAatcagaaaagaagaagaaatagcaAGAggtttgaagaaaagagagaagaGATTAAGAGAGAAAGGGTTGAcggatgaagaaattgccaGATCTATCAAAGGTTCATACTCTTCACTCGTTTTGCATCCTTTTCAAACCATAAGATCATTTTATAAAGTAAAATCCGCATCATGGACAACAGTCACAAGCTCCAAATTGGAGTTGGTTCTAACTACATCCAATAATACTATCGAATATTATTCTATTCCatatgaaaaaagagaggCAACAAGCCCTGCACCTCTCAAAACACATACTATTGAATTGCAAGGTCAAAGAACGGATGTGCGCAGTATTGATATTAGTGATGATAACAAGTTGCTAGCCACAGCATCCAACGGTTCACTAAAGATTTGGAATGTTAAGACGCACAAATGTATCAGGACCTTTGAATGTGGGTACGCGTTAAGTTGTAAATTTCTGCCAGGTGGGTTACTGGTCATTCTGGGAACAAGAACTGGGGAATTGCAACTCTTCGACCTAGCGTCTTCAAGCCTTTTAGATACTGTTGAAGATGCACATGATGCTGCCATTTGGTCTTTAGATTTGACCTCCGATGGTAAAAGATTAGTGACAGGTTCAGCGGATAAGACTGTCAAATTCTGGGATTTCCAAGTTGAGAATACTTTGGTACCGGGCACCAAGGACAAATTGTTACCCATGTTGAAGCTGAACCATGATACGACTTTGGAATTAAATGACGATATTCTAAGTGTACGAATTTCCCCAGATGATAGGTATCTGGCCATTTCATTGCTAGACAATACTGTCaaggtattttttttggattcaatgaaattttatttAAGTTTATACGGGCATAAACTACCTGTATTATCCATTGACATTTCATTTGATTCTAAGATGATTATCACATCCTCAGCGgataaaaatatcaaaatttggGGCTTAGATTTTGGTGACTGTCACAAATCTTTATTTGCTCATCAGGATTCGATTATGAGTGTTAAATTTTTACCAGAATCTCacaatttcttcagctGTTCTAAGGACGCAGTGGTGAAATATTGggatggtgaaaaatttgaatgtATTCAAAAACTATATGCACACCAAAGCGAAGTTTGGGCGTTAGCAATTGCTTCCAATGGTAGTTTTGTTGTTTCATCTTCTCATGATCACAGTATAAGAATTTGGGAAGAAACCGAAGACCAGGTATTTttagaggaagaaaaggaaaaagaacttGAAGAACAATATGAAGATACGCTGCTAGCATCTTTAGAAGAAGGAAACGCTGATGATGCATTTAAAGGCGATGCAGCAGGTGAAGatgttgaagatgaagcaTCTGGGGTCCATAAACAAACTCTGGAATCATTAAAGGCCGGTGAAAGATTGATGGAGGCGCTAGATATAGGTATTGCTGATATTGAAGGCATGGAAACATACAACAAGGATATGGAGTTgtggcaaagaaaaaagttagGCGAAGCGCCAATGAAACCGCAAGGCAATTCTGTCTTAATTGCAGTAAATAAGACGCCTGAACAATATATTCTGGATACATTATCAAGAATTAGGACATCTCAGCTGGAAGATGCACTGATGGTGATGCCCTTTTCATACGTtttaaaattcttgaagtttATCGACACGGTTAtgcaaaataaaactttGCTGCACTCTCACTTACCATTGGTCTGCAgaaatttatttttcattatcaaatTTAATCACAAAGAATTGGTTTCCcagaaaaatgaagaattgaagtTGCAAATAAATAGGGTAAAAACCGAATTAAGAAATGCTCTGAAGTCTACTGAGGATGATCTAGGGTTTAATGTTCAAGGtttgaaattcatcaaacaaCAGTGGAATTTAAGGCACAATTATGAGTTTGTTGATGAATATGATCagcaagaaaaggagaataGTAGCGCCAGAAAGAGAGTTTTTGAAACAgttatataa
- the ZRT2 gene encoding low-affinity Zn(2+) transporter ZRT2 (similar to Saccharomyces cerevisiae ZRT2 (YLR130C); ancestral locus Anc_8.325) encodes MIDLVVRDDSTDSCQASNDYNGHAGLRILAVFIILISSGLGVYFPILSSRYSFIRLPNWCFFIAKFFGSGVIVATAFVHLLQPAAEALGDECLGGTFAEYPWAFGICLMSLFLLFFTEIITHYFVAKTLGHDHGDNEGVGTVDADIASSESAVRNGGPNPASLNNEAVYSIHNNKIPYTTRNEEIVGTPVKEKDPNSNVINYDLETGNTESIANGLIPMNSHATNLTSVPGKDHYSHENYHQDASELGKGIEEEDKEQYLNQMLAVFILEFGIIFHSVFVGLSLSVAGEEFETLFIVLTFHQMFEGLGLGTRVAETNWPESKRYTPWLMGLAFTLTSPIAVAIGIGVRHSWVPGSRRALIANGVFDSISSGILIYTGLVELMAHEFLYSNQFKGPDGLKKMLSAYFIMCCGAALMALLGKWA; translated from the coding sequence ATGATCGATCTTGTGGTGAGGGATGACTCCACAGACAGCTGCCAAGCTTCTAATGACTATAATGGACATGCAGGTCTGCGTATTCTGGCGGTCTTCATCATATTGATCTCGTCAGGACTAGGAGTGTATTTCCCGATATTATCATCACGGTATTCGTTCATAAGGTTACCAAACTGGTGTTTCTTTATAGCGAAATTCTTTGGTTCTGGTGTCATTGTGGCCACGGCATTCGTCCATCTTTTACAGCCTGCAGCAGAAGCCCTGGGTGATGAATGTCTCGGCGGTACGTTTGCTGAATATCCGTGGGCTTTCGGGATCTGCTTGATGTCCCTTTTCctacttttctttactgAAATTATCACGCATTATTTTGTAGCGAAGACGCTGGGTCATGATCACGGCGACAATGAGGGAGTTGGCACTGTTGATGCTGATATCGCCAGTTCAGAATCTGCCGTCAGAAATGGGGGCCCGAATCCTGCATCTTTAAACAATGAAGCAGTCTACTCCATCcataacaataaaataCCCTACACAACcagaaatgaagaaattgttgGGACCCCtgtaaaggaaaaggaCCCTAATTCCAATGTTATAAATTATGATTTAGAAACTGGAAATACAGAATCAATAGCTAATGGGTTAATTCCAATGAACTCACATGCGACAAATCTCACTTCTGTACCGGGGAAGGATCATTATTCTCACGAGAATTATCATCAAGATGCCTCCGAACTCGGTAAGGGAATTGAGGAGGAGGATAAGGAGCAATATCTAAATCAGATGCTGGCGGTTTTTATCCTAGAGTTCGGCATCATCTTCCACTCCGTATTCGTGGGGCTTTCTCTATCTGTCGCCggtgaagaatttgaaactTTGTTCATTGTTCTAACTTTTCACCAAATGTTTGAGGGTTTAGGCCTGGGTACGAGAGTCGCCGAGACAAATTGGCCCGAAAGCAAAAGGTACACGCCTTGGTTAATGGGGCTCGCCTTCACACTAACGTCACCTATAGCAGTCGCAATAGGTATTGGTGTCAGACATTCTTGGGTCCCCGGTTCCAGAAGAGCACTGATTGCTAACGGCGTTTTCGATTCCATATCATCGGGAATCTTAATTTATACGGGGCTAGTTGAATTAATGGCTCACGAATTTTTATACTCGAATCAATTCAAGGGACCAGATGGCCTCAAAAAGATGCTAAGCGCATACTTCATCATGTGTTGCGGAGCTGCCTTAATGGCTTTATTAGGGAAATGGGCATAG
- the SKDI12G1710 gene encoding putative amidotransferase (similar to Saccharomyces cerevisiae YLR126C; ancestral locus Anc_8.320) — protein sequence MTVRKIAILYTDEDNEWSKPWGNFVDMAVKLLEQTKKLEFVKEDVEYEVFHVQNGQFPKLSELQKDEYLGIYITGSKYDSFDNKIEWIIKLRDFLNEMLTSKVEYPPVAGICFGHQVIAAALGSSVGRNPKGFEGGVVSLRLNSLGQELFESETLNLSEVHNDCVFNVPDGYQNWASSDKCQNQGFYRKNKVLTFQGHPEFTSEVAQKGLLKSQDKLDPKEFDRYERQCRELNNDGIRAARNIWKLFLQGV from the coding sequence ATGACAGTGAGGAAAATAGCTATTCTTTACACGGATGAAGACAACGAATGGAGTAAACCATGGGGAAATTTTGTTGACATGGCTGTTAAGCTATTAGAACAAACGAAAAAACTGGAATTTGTCAAAGAAGATGTCGAGTACGAAGTATTTCACGTTCAAAATGGCCAGTTTCCCAAACTATCAGAACTTCAAAAAGATGAATATCTGGGGATATATATCACCGGTTCCAAATACGATTCCTTTGACAACAAAATTGAATGGATTATAAAGTTGagagattttttgaacgaAATGTTAACTAGCAAGGTTGAGTACCCACCTGTTGCAGGAATTTGTTTTGGTCATCAGGTGATTGCGGCTGCCCTAGGTAGTTCAGTGGGTCGGAATCCAAAAGGTTTTGAAGGTGGGGTTGTGTCACTGAGACTAAACTCGCTGGGCCAAGAGTTATTTGAAAGCGAAACATTAAACCTTTCCGAGGTGCACAATGACTGCGTTTTCAATGTCCCAGATGGATATCAAAATTGGGCATCAAGTGACAAATGCCAAAACCAAGGGTTTTATcggaaaaataaagtgcTGACATTTCAGGGGCATCCTGAGTTCACCAGTGAGGTTGCTCAAAAGGGATTATTGAAGTCCCAAGACAAGCTTGATCCTAAAGAGTTTGATAGGTACGAAAGACAGTGTCGGGAGCTAAATAACGATGGAATAAGAGCGGCCAGGAATATTTGGAAGTTATTCTTGCAAGGGGTATGA
- the APC2 gene encoding anaphase promoting complex subunit 2 (similar to Saccharomyces cerevisiae APC2 (YLR127C); ancestral locus Anc_8.321) produces the protein MSYQITPTRDLKVITDQLQTLSSYVFHTNIADDLNSLLIWMSPNDPKSNHQLRPPSLRIKNIIKVLFPNNVSTSSYGVINSGQTINAVAGEGNTNKELQLQLLSTLKEYYVFQVRYHFFLRFNDIIYLKDIQRWENYYEFPLRYVPIFDLSVNDWSLELNSLRHYMLNRNIKFKNNLRVRLNKLIMDDDFDLAGNLIRWLNFANGSLSSMELIVNALFNKIEKFCEANMSGVWNKRFMIMETFNKFINQYWSQFCELICCPEDDHELTTTVFNCFESNFLRIRTREIFDICVLAYPDSKVALLELKKIMKDFKDYTNIVTKFLSDFKKYILNPSITTVDALLRYVKTIKAFLVLDPTGRCLHSIITFVKPYFQERKHLVNVLLYAMLDLPEEELKEKITFKVDMKALLSLVDILHDYDIGQNTDAHKSKDKNKRSPFLWNLKVKGKKETNEDPLARQTMLYEHVLNHYLTWVPEPNDIIPGSVKSSYIKTNLFEILLDLFESREFFISEFRNLLTDRLSSLKFYKLDDKWSQCLKLIRERIVKFTETNHANYITNGILGLPETTAPAADADQSNLNSIDVMLWDIKCSEELCRKMHEVAGLDPTVFPKFISLLYWKHNGDTQNPKDSKFRIPADLERELQKYSDIYSQMKPGRRLQLCKDQGKVEMELSFRDGRKLVLDVSLEQYSVMNQFNSTNDEPINLSLKQLSESLNITTSKLLQLLNFWIQKGVLSEEGEVYSVIEYSDTGFSQTQKDVLMKNVNNNNELRDESEVEKKCELTLQRSLPFIEGMLANLGAMKLNKIHSFLKITVPKDWGYNRITLLQLEKYLNTLTDEGKLKYIANGSYEIAKNGHKNA, from the coding sequence ATGTCATATCAGATCACTCCAACTCGCGATTTGAAAGTGATTACAGATCAGTTGCAAACACTTTCCTCATACGTCTTCCATACGAATATTGCTGATGATTTAAACTCTTTACTAATATGGATGAGCCCTAATGATCCCAAGAGTAATCATCAACTACGCCCTCCAAGTCTTCgtatcaaaaatatcattaaGGTTCTCTTCCCCAATAATGTATCTACTTCCTCATACGGCGTCATAAATTCCGGTCAAACAATCAACGCAGTGGCTGGTGAAGGGAATACGAACAAAGAGTTGCAACTACAACTTCTATCGACGCTGAAAGAGTACTACGTTTTCCAAGTTCgatatcattttttccttcgctttaatgatattatttatttgaaagatatTCAGCGATGGGAGAATTATTATGAGTTTCCCTTACGTTACGTTCCTATTTTTGATCTAAGTGTCAACGATTGGTCCCTCGAACTTAATTCTCTAAGGCACTATATGTTGAATAGAAAtataaagttcaaaaataacTTGAGAGTAAGATTGAACAAGTTGATAAtggatgatgattttgacTTAGCAGGTAATTTAATTCGATGGCTGAACTTTGCCAATGGCTCACTATCTTCTATGGAGCTGATAGTGAACGcccttttcaataaaattgaGAAATTCTGCGAAGCTAACATGAGTGGAGTTTGGAACAAAAGGTTTATGATTATGGAGACATTTaataaatttatcaaccAATACTGGTCTCAATTTTGTGAATTGATCTGTTGTCCTGAGGATGATCACGAATTGACCACTACTGTGTTCAACTGTTTTGAATCGAACTTTCTTAGAATAAGAACGAGAGAAATCTTCGACATTTGTGTTCTTGCCTATCCCGATTCAAAGGTAGCTTTATTggaattgaagaagatcatgaaagatttcaaagattaTACAAATATTGTTACGAAATTTTTGTcggatttcaaaaaatacattttAAACCCTAGCATAACCACCGTGGATGCTTTGTTGAGGTATGTCAAAACTATTAAAGCATTTCTGGTCTTGGATCCAACGGGAAGATGTCTACACTCAATAATCACATTCGTCAAACCTTATTTTCAGGAACGAAAGCATCTAGTAAACGTATTGCTATATGCAATGCTGGATTTACCTGAGGAAGAACTGAAGGAGAAAATTACCTTCAAAGTAGATATGAAGGCACTACTCTCCCTTGTGGACATTTTGCACGATTATGATATTGGTCAAAATACAGATGCTCACAAAAGCAAGgacaagaataaaagaagcCCATTTTTGTGGAACCTGAAGGTCAAAGGAAAGAAGGAGACGAATGAGGATCCCCTAGCAAGACAAACAATGCTATACGAACATGTTCTTAATCATTATTTGACTTGGGTTCCAGAACctaatgatattattccTGGTAGCGTTAAATCAAGTTATATCAAGACGAATTTATTTGAAATACTTTTAGATCTTTTCGAATCCCGGGAGTTCTTTATATCGGAGTTCCGAAATCTCTTAACTGATAGGTTGTCCTCTTTGAAGTTCTATAAATTGGATGATAAATGGTCGCAATGCTTAAAATTAATAAGAGAAAGAATAGTCAAGTTCACAGAAACGAATCATGCTAACTATATTACAAACGGGATATTAGGACTACCTGAAACAACAGCTCCTGCTGCAGATGCAGACCAATCAAACCTCAATAGTATTGATGTTATGCTATGGGACATTAAGTGTAGCGAAGAGCTCTGCCGTAAAATGCATGAAGTAGCTGGATTAGATCCAACTGTATTCCCAAAATTTATTTCTCTCTTATATTGGAAACATAACGGTGATACTCAAAACCCTAAAGACTCGAAATTTCGTATACCAGCAGATTTAGAAAGGGAACTGCAAAAATACTCCGATATTTACTCACAAATGAAACCAGGGAGGAGACTACAACTATGCAAGGACCAAGGGAAAGTAGAAATGGAGCTGAGCTTCAGAGATGGCAGAAAATTGGTACTGGATGTTTCATTAGAACAATATAGCGTAATGAACCAGTTTAACTCTACAAATGATGAGCCAATTAATTTATCACTGAAGCAACTATCGGAGTCGTTGAATATCACAACATCTAAACTCCTTCAGTTGCTAAATTTCTGGATCCAAAAGGGCGTGCtttcagaagaaggagaagtGTATTCTGTTATCGAATACAGCGATACAGGATTTAGCCAAACTCAGAAAGACGttctgatgaagaatgtaaacaataataatgagCTACGTGACGAGTCTGAGGTGGAGAAGAAATGTGAATTAACGCTACAAAGAAGTCTACCATTCATTGAAGGAATGTTGGCCAACTTGGGTGCCATGAAGCTTAACAAGATTCAttcgtttttgaaaatcacGGTTCCAAAAGATTGGGGATATAACCGAATTACTCTGCTGCAATTAGAGAAATATTTAAACACACTTACTGATGAAGGTAAGCTGAAATACATTGCCAATGGTTCGTATGAAATAGCAAAAAACGGGCACAAAAATGCCTGA